In a genomic window of Glycine max cultivar Williams 82 chromosome 13, Glycine_max_v4.0, whole genome shotgun sequence:
- the LOC100820410 gene encoding probable peroxidase 26 isoform X2 codes for MGRVMCVGFPLVALVVVSMCYGLADAEVKTPNLRWHYYKVTNRCHDAEEYVRHQVNLFWKNDRSITAKLLRLVYADCFVTGCDASILLDEGANPEKKAAQNRGLGGFAVIDKIKAVLESRCPGTVSCADILHLATRDAVKLAGGAGYPVLTGRKDGMKSDAASVDLPSPSVSLQKVLEYFKSRNLNELDMTTLLGAHTMGRTHCSFIVDRLYNYNGSGKPDPSMSVTSLESLRKLCPPRKKGQADPLVHLNPESGSSYNFTESYYRRVLSHEAVLGVDQQLLYSDDTKQISEEFAVGFEDFRKSFATSMYKMGNYRVLTGNQGEIRRYCRYTNKGNPNK; via the exons ATGGGGAGAGTTATGTGTGTGGGTTTTCCACTGGTAGCTCTCGTAGTGGTGAGCATGTGTTATGGATTGGCAGATGCAGAGGTGAAAACACCAAATTTGCGGTGGCATTATTATAAGGTGACGAATAGATGTCACGACGCAGAGGAGTATGTCCGGCACCAAGTGAACCTGTtttggaagaatgacagaaGCATTACAGCAAAGCTTCTCCGCTTGGTTTATGCTGACTGTTTTGTCACT GGATGTGATGCATCAATTCTGCTTGACGAAGGAGCAAATCCAGAGAAAAAAGCAGCACAAAACCGGGGGCTTGGAGGATTTGCGGTCATTGACAAGATAAAAGCTGTTCTGGAATCACGATGCCCTGGAACTGTGTCTTGTGCTGATATACTCCACCTCGCCACCAGGGATGCTGTTAAACTG GCAGGTGGAGCAGGTTACCCAGTTTTAACAGGTAGAAAGGATGGCATGAAATCAGATGCTGCATCAGTAGACCTGCCATCACCATCCGTCTCGCTGCAGAAAGTCCTGGAATATTTCAAATCCAGGAACTTGAATGAACTAGACATGACCACACTTTTAG GAGCACACACAATGGGCAGAACACATTGTAGCTTTATTGTTGATCGGCTCTACAACTACAATGGTTCCGGAAAACCCGACCCAAGCATGAGTGTTACTTCACTAGAGTCGTTGAGAAAACTTTGCCCGCCAAGAAAGAAGGGACAAGCAGACCCTCTGGTACACCTAAACCCAGAATCAGGGTCAAGTTACAACTTCACAGAATCATACTACAGAAGGGTCCTATCCCACGAAGCTGTCCTTGGAGTTGATCAACAATTACTATATAGTGATGACACTAAACAGATCTCCGAGGAGTTCGCTGTTGGATTTGAAGATTTTCGGAAATCTTTTGCTACATCAATGTACAAGATGGGGAATTACAGGGTTTTAACAGGCAACCAAGGAGAGATACGCCGATATTGCCGATACACAAATAAGGGCAACCCAAATAAGTAG
- the LOC100819879 gene encoding uncharacterized protein: MMANPSGNHQEHTHVVSSSAPETSGAALAMKHNPGISLDWTAEEQAILEDGLSKYASESNIVRYAKIALQLQQKTVRDVALRVRWMNKKENSKRRKDDHNLTRKSKDKKERVSDPAVKSSNFVARSNVSPYAPPMIAMDNDDGISYTAIGGPTGDLLEQNAQALNQISTNLSAFQVQENINLFCQTRDNILKIMNELNDSPEVMKQMPPLPVKVNEELANSILPRTNLPPQS; the protein is encoded by the exons ATGATGGCGAACCCATCTGGCAACCATCAAGAGCACACGCACGTGGTGTCGTCTTCTGCTCCAGAGACTTCAGGTGCGGCTCTCGCGATGAAGCACAATCCTGGCATATCCCTCGATTGGACCGCAGAAGAACAAGCCATTCTCGAAGATGGACTCTCCAA GTATGCCTCAGAATCCAACATAGTACGCTATGCAAAGATAGCCCTACAGCTACAGCAAAAAACGGTTCGTGATGTAGCACTGCGAGTCAGGTGGATGAAT aagaaagaaaatagcaAGAGAAGGAAGGATGATCATAATTTAACtcggaaaagtaaagataaaaag gAAAGGGTTTCTGATCCCGCAGTAAAGTCATCTAACTTTGTTGCTCGGTCCAATGTCTCCCCATATGCTCCACCAATGATTGCAATGGACAATGATGATGGCATCTCTTATACAG cAATTGGAGGTCCCACCGGTGACCTATTAGAGCAAAATGCACAGGCCTTGAATCAAATCTCCACAAATCTTTCTGCTTTCCAG GTACAGGAGAACATCAATCTTTTCTGCCAAACTAGAGATAACATCCTTAAAATTATGAACGA GTTGAATGACTCGCCAGAGGTGATGAAGCAAATGCCACCTCTTCCTGTGAAGGTGAATGAAGAGCTAGCCAATTCCATACTCCCAAGAACAAATCTTCCACCACAATCATGA
- the LOC100811679 gene encoding small G protein signaling modulator 1 isoform X4: MYCGEEAKQWSCGKAGAVNLRKVSSIVRDIGDPCLSQSPVKVVLTVNRMLKPDKWQAMSDSEGKVFGFRKALKLIVLGGVDPSIRPEVWEFLLGCYSLSSTAEYRRRLRAARREHYSGLIKQCQTMHSSVGTGSLAYVVGSKLMDLRTSSKDGRKSQAKIEESTYNDNNVEVGKCYDRNIICTEGENSSHWESSNNGVDLVSLRVCTDNAACDSSGQRNSSSPKLGGEVEESDCVTECSFDFPPLSVTNLFEKSGKDKNSGTEHGDKLPAPGQSRFEVDSMRSFRINNNVDLVIESNCQQPLATLHPMDSEIGIASPDEEEPELLSENQVYEAQMVTQLKISDVPQPAMIRSPISQGWPISEERVSEWLWTLHRIVVDVVRTDSHLEFYEDTRNLARMSDILAVYAWVDPSTGYCQGMSDLLSPFVVIFEDNADAFWCFEMLLRRMRENFQMEGPTRVMKQLRALWHILELLDKEMFAHLSKIGAESLHFAFRMLLVLFRRELSFNEALSMWEMMWAADFDEFMAYDLEENCLEALELHLPRDSSNGMREEIADSDGGSVKNGSQSNHNENDNTKASPQSNHERADHSVYASKLKSLSSHTFCGLARNIWPRSHQVQTSSISLKRKGNNELAIFCVAAILVLNRQKIIRETHSFDDMIKMFNDKMLKMNVKSCITTAIKLRKKYFNKVIKKMNYVAEKGD; encoded by the exons GTAAACAGAATGCTTAAGCCAGACAAATGGCAAGCCATGTCCGATAGTGAAGGAAAGGTGTTTGGTTTCCGGAAGGCACTAAAATTGATTGTATTAGGG GGTGTAGATCCATCAATAAGACCTGAAGTTTGGGAGTTTTTACTAGGTTGTTATTCGTTGAGCAGCACTGCTGAGTATCGAAGAAGGTTGAGAGCAGCTAGAAG AGAGCATTATAGTGGCCTGATTAAACAATGCCAAACAATGCATTCAAGTGTCGGAACTGGTTCGTTGGCATATGTTGTTGGATCCAAATTAATGGATCTGAGGACTTCATCCAAAGATGGACGGAAATCGCAAGCTAAAATAGAAGAATCAActtataatgataataatgttGAAGTAGGAAAATGTTATGATAGGAACATTATTTGTACAGAAGGAGAAAATTCAAGCCATTGGGAAAGCTCCAATAATGGGGTTGACCTAGTTAGCTTGAGAGTATGCACTGATAATGCAGCATGCGATTCTTCTGGTCAACGAAACTCCAGTTCCCCAAAGTTAGGGGGAGAAGTAGAGGAATCAGACTGTGTAACTGAATGTAGTTTTGATTTTCCTCCTTTATCGGTCACTAATCTGTTTGAGAAGAGtggtaaagataaaaattcagGCACAGAGCATGGGGATAAACTTCCTGCTCCAGGCCAATCAAGATTTGAAGTTGACAGTATGCGTAGCTTTCGAATTAATAACAATGTAGATTTAGTTATTGAATCGAATTGCCAACAACCTCTTGCTACCTTACATCCCATGGACTCTGAAATTGGAATTGCTTCACCTGATGAGGAAGAACCAGAACTTCTGTCTGAGAATCAAGTTTATGAAGCACAGATGGTAACTCAACTGAAAATATCAGATGTACCACAGCCAGCAATGATAAGATCCCCAATTTCTCAAGGATGGCCTATCAGTGAAGAGAGAGTATCAGAATGGCTTTGGACCTTGCATAGGATAG TTGTTGATGTTGTGAGGACTGATAGTCATCTTGAATTCTACGAGGACACGAGAAATTTAGCTAGGATGTCAGATATTCTTGCTGTCTATGCATGGGTTGATCCTTCAACAGGGTATTGCCAAG GTATGAGTGATTTGCTGTCTCCCTTTGTTGTAATCTTTGAGGATAATGCAGATGCATTTTGGTGTTTTGAGATGCTTTTAAGGAGAATG agagaaaattttcaaatgGAAGGCCCAACTAGAGTGATGAAGCAGTTGCGAGCCTTATGGCATATTCTTGAACtgttagacaaagaaatgtTTGCCCACCTGTCAAAAATTGGAGCTGAAAGCCTTCATTTTGCATTTCGTATGTTGCTAGTTCTCTTTCGAAGAGAGTTGTCTTTCAATGAGGCTCTTTCAATGTGGGAG ATGATGTGGGCAGCTGACTTTGATGAATTCATGGCTTATGATTTAGAAGAGAACTGTCTGGAAGCATTGGAGTTACATCTTCCTAGAGACTCAAGCAATGGTATGAGAGAAGAAATTGCAGATAGTGATGGTGGTAGTGTGAAGAATGGTTCACAGTCAAATCATAATGAAAATGACAACACAAAAGCCAGCCCACAGTCAAATCATGAAAGAGCTGATCACTCTGTATATGCCAGCAAATTGAAGTCGCTCTCATCCCATACCTTTTGTGGCTTGGCAAGGAATATCTGGCCTAGAAGTCATCAAGTTCAAACGAGCAGTATTTCcttaaaaaggaaaggaaataaTGAGTTGGCCATATTTTGTGTTGCAGCAATTCTTGTTTTAAACCGCCAGAAGATCATTCGGGAAACTCATTCTTTTGATGATATGATAAAG ATGTTCAATGACAAGATGTTAAAGATGAATGTGAAAAGCTGCATAACAACAGCAATCAAACTCCgaaagaaatattttaacaag GTAATCAAGAAAATGAACTATGTGGCAGAGAAAGGGGACTAA
- the LOC100820410 gene encoding probable peroxidase 26 isoform X1 translates to MGRVMCVGFPLVALVVVSMCYGLADAEVKTPNLRWHYYKVTNRCHDAEEYVRHQVNLFWKNDRSITAKLLRLVYADCFVTGCDASILLDEGANPEKKAAQNRGLGGFAVIDKIKAVLESRCPGTVSCADILHLATRDAVKLVHFYSINSLFHQPLHIYQTHFRIHICEQAGGAGYPVLTGRKDGMKSDAASVDLPSPSVSLQKVLEYFKSRNLNELDMTTLLGAHTMGRTHCSFIVDRLYNYNGSGKPDPSMSVTSLESLRKLCPPRKKGQADPLVHLNPESGSSYNFTESYYRRVLSHEAVLGVDQQLLYSDDTKQISEEFAVGFEDFRKSFATSMYKMGNYRVLTGNQGEIRRYCRYTNKGNPNK, encoded by the exons ATGGGGAGAGTTATGTGTGTGGGTTTTCCACTGGTAGCTCTCGTAGTGGTGAGCATGTGTTATGGATTGGCAGATGCAGAGGTGAAAACACCAAATTTGCGGTGGCATTATTATAAGGTGACGAATAGATGTCACGACGCAGAGGAGTATGTCCGGCACCAAGTGAACCTGTtttggaagaatgacagaaGCATTACAGCAAAGCTTCTCCGCTTGGTTTATGCTGACTGTTTTGTCACT GGATGTGATGCATCAATTCTGCTTGACGAAGGAGCAAATCCAGAGAAAAAAGCAGCACAAAACCGGGGGCTTGGAGGATTTGCGGTCATTGACAAGATAAAAGCTGTTCTGGAATCACGATGCCCTGGAACTGTGTCTTGTGCTGATATACTCCACCTCGCCACCAGGGATGCTGTTAAACTGGTACACTTCTATTCTATCAACTCCTTATTCCACCAGCCCCTCCATATATACCAAACTCATTTCAGGATTCATATATGTGAACAGGCAGGTGGAGCAGGTTACCCAGTTTTAACAGGTAGAAAGGATGGCATGAAATCAGATGCTGCATCAGTAGACCTGCCATCACCATCCGTCTCGCTGCAGAAAGTCCTGGAATATTTCAAATCCAGGAACTTGAATGAACTAGACATGACCACACTTTTAG GAGCACACACAATGGGCAGAACACATTGTAGCTTTATTGTTGATCGGCTCTACAACTACAATGGTTCCGGAAAACCCGACCCAAGCATGAGTGTTACTTCACTAGAGTCGTTGAGAAAACTTTGCCCGCCAAGAAAGAAGGGACAAGCAGACCCTCTGGTACACCTAAACCCAGAATCAGGGTCAAGTTACAACTTCACAGAATCATACTACAGAAGGGTCCTATCCCACGAAGCTGTCCTTGGAGTTGATCAACAATTACTATATAGTGATGACACTAAACAGATCTCCGAGGAGTTCGCTGTTGGATTTGAAGATTTTCGGAAATCTTTTGCTACATCAATGTACAAGATGGGGAATTACAGGGTTTTAACAGGCAACCAAGGAGAGATACGCCGATATTGCCGATACACAAATAAGGGCAACCCAAATAAGTAG
- the LOC100811143 gene encoding uncharacterized protein has translation MVIVNVTNGLVSTVVIIVLIFPEVASQALSPSDSVADNVSEAIIQPDNTIRVDPLDHFQKYRGGFNITNKHYWSSAIFTGVYGYAIGVLCILCGIVCGTFLAISTACHKNDGGRRMKKVFPCNYKSCDLSLILLAILLTIFTIAATGLVLAGSARFHSEAKNSVNIIIKTANEASETIHNTTGVLKDMESNFMEANVKADASVNLDSTTERLDDASANIEKQARKNRRLIYKSLKLVFIITTVIISLNLAAVIALSVSGVLRLRRALYLLVVLCWLMTVICWLFFGAYFFLEKFSGDVCTALDSFQENPYNNSLSSILPCDELLSAKSVLSDVSAGIYVLVNKVNANISAMQATSAVNLVQVCNPFSAPPKYSYQPENCPANTIRIGDIPKVLKPFSCLNVTDGTCDNGDLIPGSEYMRVEAYTSSIQDLLNVYPSMEALLKCQVVKDAFSQVLVNHCKPLKKYAKMVWLGLLFLAVIMVLLVVLWTIKASHEHRYHLSDGSVEPHSAPTKALESGPIKEIEI, from the exons ATGGTCATAGTCAATGTCACCAACGGCCTAGTATCTACAGTAGTGATTATAGTCTTGATTTTCCCAGAAGTTGCATCACAAGCACTCTCACCCAGTGATTCTGTTGCAG ATAATGTGTCAGAAGCCATTATACAACCGGATAATACTATTAGAGTGGACCCTTTAGATCATTTCCAAAAATACAGAGGAGGATTTAACATCACAAACAAGCATTATTGGAGT tctGCGATCTTCACTGGAGTATATGGATATGCAATTGGGGTGCTCTGCATTTTGTGTGGAATCGTGTGTGGAACTTTTTTGGCAATATCCACGGCTTGTCACAAAAATGACGGAGGAAGAAGGATGAAGAAGGTCTTTCCTTGTAATTATAAGAGTTGTGATCTTTCACTAATTCTTTTGGCTATATTGCTCACCATTTTTACTAT AGCTGCAACTGGGCTAGTTCTTGCTGGGAGTGCAAGGTTCCATTCTGAAGCAAAAAATTCAGTTAATATTATAATCAAGACAGCGAATGAGGCATCAGAAACGATACACAACACAACAGGAGTGTTAAAAGACATGGAAAGTAACTTCATGGAAGCCAATGTCAAAGCTGATGCTTCTGTAAATCTTGACTCTACAACTGAGAGACTTGATGATGCATCTGCAAACATTGAAAAACAAGCTAGGAAGAATAGGCGTCTTATTTACAAGAGCTTGAAACTAGT GTTTATAATTACCACGGTGATTATAAGCTTGAACTTGGCTGCTGTAATAGCTTTGTCAG TTTCTGGAGTACTGAGGTTAAGGCGGGCACTATACCT GCTTGTTGTATTATGCTGGCTGATGACAGTGATATGCTGGCTATTCTTTGGAGCCTATTTCTTCTTGGAAAA ATTTTCTGGTGATGTATGCACAGCTCTTGACAGCTTTCAAGAAAATCCCTATAACAACAGCCTAAGCTCAATCCTCCCTTGTGATGAATTGCTCTCGGCAAAGTCAGTTCTATCTGATGTCAGTGCTGGAATCTACGTCCTTGTTAATAAG GTGAATGCAAACATATCAGCCATGCAGGCAACATCAGCTGTGAATCTTGTTCAAGTTTGCAACCCCTTCTCAGCCCCACCCAAGTATTCATACCAGCCAGAAAACTGCCCTGCTAACACTATACGAATAGGAGATATCCCAAAG GTTTTGAAGCCTTTTTCTTGTCTAAATGTGACTGATGGAACCTGTGACAATGGAGATTTAATACCCGGCAGTGAATACATGAGAGTTGAGGCTTACACAAGTTCAATTCAAGACCTACTGAACGTGTATCCGAGTATGGAAGCCTTGTTGAAATGCCAAGTGGTGAAAGATGCATTCTCTCAAGTCCTTGTTAACCACTGCAAGCCTTTGAAGAAATATGCTAAGATGGTATGGCTAGGATTGCTGTTTCTTGCAGTGATCATGGTGTTGTTGGTTGTGCTATGGACTATAAAAGCTAGTCATGAGCACCGTTATCATCTTTCAGATGGTTCTGTGGAGCCTCATAGTGCACCAACCAAAGCCTTGGAATCGGGACCAATTAAAGAGATTGAGATTTGA